The sequence atataaCAAAGGAATTGTATCcacaatgtataaagaactcttataactcagaAGACAAACAACCCGTCAGAAATGGATAAAATGCTCAGGCTTTAGAAAAGAAGATATGTAAATAACTAATGAGCGcgtgaaaagatggtcaacatcaggACAATGCTAGTAAAAATCACAATTAGATACTACCATACCCACAAAAATGATTGCTACTTTAAGAGCTGACACTCCCAAAGGCTGAAACTCTCGCACcctcttggtgggaatgtgaactggtaTAAACATTTGGCATTTTCTTGAGTTAAACATATGCTTACCTACttgatccagcaattcaactgccagattctttttttttttaagtgtttagttattcttgagagagagagagagagagagagagagagacagacagagtgtgagtggggatggggcagagagagagggagacacagagtctgaagcaggctccaggctccgagctgtcagcacggagcccgacgcggggctcaaacccacaaaccacgagatcgtgacctgagccgaagtcggatcttttttttttttttaatatttatttattttgagagagagataaagtgtgagcaggggagaggcagagagagagggagagagaatcacaagtaggctccatgctatcagtgcagatcccaaGTGTGGGGTTCCATCCCTaacaatgagatcatgagctgagcccaaaccaagagttggatagatgcttagctgactaagccaccaggcacccttctcTGACTGATTCTTTTGCATCACTCTCATAAGGGTACTTTTGATTAGATTGAGACCACACAGGATGGGATAATCTTTtcacctcaagatccttaacttaaccACACCTACAAAGTCCCTTATGCCATTGTAACGTACCATATTATAAGGTTCCAGGTGTTATGATGTGGCCATCTCTGGGGGGGTTGGTATTCTACCTAGCACCCACATAACTTTTAAACACTtggcttctggggcgcctgggcggctcaattggttaagcatccgactcttgatttcagctcaggtcgatttcacggttcgtgagtttgagccctgccttgggctgttcactgacagcacagagtctgcttgggattctctctctctccctcgttctctatcccttcccctgctcatgctctgtctctctctctctcaaaaaaaaaaaaaaaaaaaaaaaaatcaagaaagaaaacttaaaagcaaaaaaaaaaaaaaagaaagaaacacttggATTCTGAAGGACCTTCATTTATGAGGTGGCACTTCTGCCCTTTCTTCGTAactctttttttgattttttaaaatgtttattcattttgagagagagagagagagagaatgtgattgaggaaaggagacacagaatccgaagcaggctctcggctctgagctgtcagcacagagcctgacaggggggcttgaactcacaatccacaagatcgtgccctgagctggagtcagacgctcaaccgactgaaccacccaggtgcccctcttcttcatAGCTCTTTAACCGCCACTCAAACAACTGCTTTATCTTGTGGAGGCTCTACTTTGACTTTCATAATTAAGGAAGATCTTATATGTAGGGGCTTAGGTATAATAGGGGTGGATGGTCCTTAAGATTCAGAGTTCAGAAGCTCTAGTTATGAGACCCTAGAGGGAGGGAGCCCTGGGTCTTGAAAATGCCCTCAATTCTGGGAGTGTGTGCTGAGCCTCAGAGATGCATGAGCCAGGGTTCAGGCAACAGCAGGCAACGGCAGTCTGGAGCACAGTATTCACTTCCTCAAGAAGGATGAGAAAGCAAGAGTGGACCTGGCCATACACTTAACCTTAGCTTCAAAACGGAAGAGGGATCACCAAAGACGTAATTAGATGCACTAATTACCCAACTCAGAGGCCAAAGTCCTCCTGATTTTGCATCTCTCGGTGCCCCTCCCCGTTCCAACAAGATTGGgggcaaagaacaaaataagaggaagttagaaataagtaaataatcgcTAAAGATATAAGCAAATGGTCGCTCAAGTAAAGAAGTAAGTAAGTAATCCTCAGCGTCTGCACCAGGTAACGTTGAAAGCCTTCAGATTCTACAAACCCGTCggttctctcttccctttgttcttccttctcgcTCTCTAATGAGGAATGATTGATCAGTCTTGCCTGacccttcatttttaaaagagggaaacGTTCCTAAATTCAGAGGTTTCCGGGGAAGAACTTGGAAATGCGGATATCCCCGGTGATTTACTCTACAGAATCCTAAGCTTTCTTATCAACACATTGATGTGAATTCCCCACACCTCCTTCCCTCTTAATCTGCTCACTGTTTGTACGGTCGAGATACCCGGCAATTGCCGGAGACTCAGGACTGAGTCATCCTCTGCCCCAGCCAGGTATCAGCGGCCACACCTATGATGTCCAGGCGTGTTGTTGGTAAGAGTGATCAGCACAATATACGGTTCCGGGGGGAGAAGTCCAGTGACAGAGCACCATGGCTTCTGACAAAGGTAAAACGGACCGGGGGGCCTGGCAAGCTCTGTATTCATGAAAAGGCagatattctgtgtgtgtgtgtgtgtgtgtgtgtgtgtgtgtgtgtatgtgtgtgcgtgtccTGCCTGTGCTTGTGTCCTTGAGCGTTTTTCAACTTTCCTGTGTATTAATATATTCATACGACTCTTAAACgggatttattattattcttaatacTAACTATTCACATCCACAAATGATTTTGATCAAATGACACCAAATTGATGCTTGTTTCACCGTAATAAAAAGTTCAGTGAAAAATACAACTGTTaaataacagtttaaaaaatagcagcggggccgcctgggtggcttagtcggtgtctgactcttgatttgggctcaggctcAGATTTCGCAGTTCATGCgattgagctccacgtcgggctctgcactgacagtaaggagcctgtttaggattctctctctccttctctctctgcccctcccccattcattctctctctctctctctctctctgtcaaaaattaatttaaaaaataagtacatgaagttaaaaaaaagaaagtctttttttttaatgtttatttttgagacagaaaaagacagagtatgagcggggggtggggcagaaagagagagagagagacagaatccgaagcgggctccaggctctgagctgtcagcacagagccctacacggggctcgaacccacgaattgtgagatcacgacctgagccgaagtcggacgcttaactgactgagccgcccagatgcccctcttaGCTGTTTCTTTtgactctctgccctcccctgctctgtttctgtctctgtctctctctctctcaaaaataaataagaattaaaaaaaaaaaaggtgcatgcTTTACctactcagccagccaggcaccccaaaagtacGTCTATATTAAGCCAGTGGTGCCACGGCTTCTCTCCATACTGCTAAATACTTTGAGATAAtcaaagtttaaaagtttaaaaatgtgcagCTTTAAGAATAATAGGTTCCTTATACACTTTGCTCAGTTCCCCCCAATGGTTATGTTTTGCAAAACTATAGAATAATCTCAAAACCTATGGCTTCTCAGCCtgtggctaagatcaagtgtagaataATATCACAACCAGAATACTAACATTGACACAATCCAcctattttattcagatttctccagTTGCACTTGTAGTCATTtatgtgtatttagttttttctttctttttttttaatgtttatttctttgttttgaatttttaaaaaatgtttatttattttagagagagagagagagggagacagagcatgagcaggagtgggggggggagggggttgcgcagagagagggagacacagaatccaaagcaggttccaggctctgagctgttcgcacagagcctgacgtggggctcgaactcacaaactgtgagatcatgacctgagctgcaatcaaccgactgagccacccaggcgcctctgtgtGTATTTAGTCGTAGGCAATTTTGTCACCTGCAGAGGTCTGTGTTTTCACCACCATGATCATTCCAACAGTACAGAGATATTTTATTGCCCTTTTATAACCGaaccctccttcctcctgccccacccctgttcttaattcttgagaaccactgatctgtcCTCACTTCTAAAATTTTGCCACTCAAAATGTTAgacaaatggaatcatgcagaatGCAACTTTTTGAAattgctcccccctcccccagcataaTTCcttggagattcatccaagttattacatgtatcaatagtttgttcctttttattgctaaattcCATTCCATTTGCCGCGGATTGTTTAACATCTGGACGTCTAGGTTGATGCCAGTCTTTAGATATTACAAATCAAAGCGATAGAAACATTTGCATACAGCCTTCGTGGGAGCCTACATTTTCGTGTCTCTGAGATAAATGCCCAGGATGCAGTTGCTGGGTTATATGGCAGTTGCATTTTCAattattgttgttgcttttatttttttttaatttttaattaatctttattttattttattttttttaacgtttatttatttttgagacagagagagacagagcaggagacagagcatgaacgggggagggtcagagagagggagacacagaatctgaaacaggctccaggctctgagctgtcagcacagagcccgatgcggggcttgaactctcggaccgcaagatcatgacctgagccgaagtcggctgcttaaccaactgagccacccaggagcccctcttttttttattttagagagaaagcgtgggggaggggctgagagagaggggaaaagagagaatcccaagccagctccccACTCAACGTggagtctgaagcagactcccacaaccctgagatcattacctgaactgaaatcaggagtcagaggatggaccaacggagctacccaggtttttaatacagaaaaagaattaaggttgttgttttctttttttttttattaaaaaaatttttttaacgttttatttatttttgagacagagcatgaacaggggagggtcagagagagggagacacagaatccgaaacaggctccaggctctgagctgtcagcacagagcccgacgcggggctcgaactcacggaccgcgagatcatgacctgatataACTTATACCTACCTTATACCTAGTGATACCTAGGTGTAACTGGGTGTCATAgctaggggatgaatcactggaatctactcctgaactcATTGTggcactctatgttaactaacttggatgtaaattaaaaaataaataaaatataagaaagatagctacataaaaaaaaaaaaaatatatatatatatatatatatatatatatatatatgtaacatgatAATTGTTGTGACGAAGGACGTACAGGGTGCTGTGGAAGCAGGTAGAAATTACACATAGGAGCCTCTGAGGAATGATTGTCTCATTGCACTTGATCATTCTTGCTGGAGCCTTAAGGAGGATTTTCTGGTTTGGGATTGGGCAAATAGATTTTTGGCAGAGCCCTTAAAAATGTGGCTTTTCTTGAGGGTCCAATCCAATTAATATAGGAGAGACTCTTTtaaccccattttctttttttttttttttaattttttttttttaatgtttattcatttttgggacagagagagacagagcatgaatgggggaggggcagagagagagggagacacagaatcggcaggctccgggctccgagccatcagcccagagcctgacgcggggctcgaactcacgaaccgggagatcgtgacctgagctgaagtcggacgctcaaccgactgagccacccaggcgccccttaacccCATTTTCTGATATGGTTTGCAGGTTTAGGAAAACCGAGTGTCTTTCTGAGCTAAATATGTGTGTGGGTATTATTTGACATAATTGTCTCTTGGTCAACAGGGTCTTCCGCTGGAGATGCCACCTTGAGGTAAGACTGATATTatcataggagcacctgggtggctcagttggttaagcatccgagtgcagatcaggtaacgatctcacagttggtgagttcaagccccgcatcaggctctgggctgaccgctcagagcctggagcctgctttggattctgtgtctcctctctctgtctttcctctgctctctctctgcctctctccaaaataaataaacattaaaaaaaaaaaagaaaagaatactacCATAGTGAGCATTTAATTCAGCAAGAAAAGGTGGATTTAAGAGCTGTAGGACTATAGCTttccatatttttcctttcttgttgtATCATGTTCCCactctttccttttgccttttctttctttttttttaattttattttttacatttatttatttatttttgaaagagagagagagagagagagagagagagagcacaagcgggggaggggcagagagagagagggagacacagaatccgaagcaggctccaggctctgaactgtcagcacagagcctgatgcggggctcgaacccacaaaccacgagatcatgacctgagccgaagtcggacgctcaaccgactgaaccacccaagcgtcCCACCTTTTGCCTTTTCTAACTTCATTCTCTATaactattgcttttttaaaagtttatttttttattttgagagagagagagcacacacacgagctaggggctgggggcagacagagagaatcccaagcaggctcgatgcgGAGCCTGCTGTGGGCCCACGAGTTggatgttcagctgactgagccacccaggcgccctatgatTATTGCTTCCTATATCTTTGTTTGTATGTCTTTTGGTTCCTGTTTAAGTAAATTAccttccagctttgttctgttACTGTTTTATCTTCATACTTCTCTGTTTAAATCATATGACTTGATAGCCATTAGCGAAAGGTCCAGAGAACTCATTTGTCACTTTGagttcatctttttattttatactatgtTCCCATTTTTCAGACGTAGCATTATAACAGGGGGACTTTTGTCAGGGAATAAATTATCTCAAGATGGGTGGGAGGACTGATCTATGTGGTCAATAAATGTAATACTTTAGGGATGAGTGGAAATATTGGGATGTAATAAGCTGATGACTCAACCATATGGCAAAGAAGAGTACTCATCACGATCTTGAGTTTCCCCTGAGTTACAGCTCTGAGACGTGGAAAGTATTAAATCTACAGATGTCattgggaggggcgcctggctggctccgtcagtggagcatgtgactcttggtcttggtgtggtaagtctgagccccacactgggtgtagagactgttaaagacaaaaatctttaaaaaataaataaataaagatgccACTGGGagcaatttgaatttttttcttatgaggaATTAGTATGCAGAATTTCATGCCGAGGAATCCTGAGGCTTCTTCTGTCTTCAGACTTGGCAATAGAATCTTGTTGGCAGTTTGAGGCTCCTACCTAAAATTTAGAGTCCACTGAGGAACGTTGAGGTGTAGGGATTGGAACATGGCGTCTCTACATATTTATGCCTGAATTCAAAACTACCAAGCAACGGTATAGAGAGAGTGGTAACTCCATGACGTGAGGTGGGAAAACTCTCTTCACTATGCTTGTGAGAGAAACTCTGATGATTCAGACGGGCCCACCTAGATAACTTTGGGAgacagattagaaaagaaaatgtcctgAGGTGTCATGTTTGAGATCTGTGTGATAGGAGAGGGGAACATGAAATCATTCCTAGGGTCCCTCTAAAGACTGCCTGATAGCATGGGGCGCTTTTTGTGTTTCAGGAGAAGAATTGAACCCCGGGAGTTTGAAGTCTTCTTTGACCCCAGAGAACTCCGCAAAGAGGCCTGTCTGCTCTATGAAATTAAGTGGGGCACAAGCCATAGGGTCTGGCGAAACTCAGGCAGAAACACCGCCAACCACGTTGAGctcaattttatagaaaaatttacTTCAGAGAGGCATTTTTGCCCCTCCGTCAGCTGTTCCATCACCTGGTTCCTGTCCTGGAGTCCCTGTTGGGAATGCTCCAAGGCTATCAGAGGATTTTTGAGCCAACACCCTAGCGTGACTCTGGTTATTTATGTATCTCGGCTCTTCTGGCACTTGGATCAACAAAACCGGCAAGGACTCAGGGACCTCGTCAACAGTGGTGTGACCGTCCAGATTATGAGAGTCCCAggtaaaaacaacaaacagaggACCTTAAGTGTTGATGCGAGACTGTGCTGGTAGCATGTTTCTAGGCCAGAAGAGTGACTATCCCACTTCGGAAGTCTCAGAAGTgaaagtctgggggcgcctgggtggctcagtccgttaagtgtctgatttgggctcaagcagtttgtgagttcgagcccggcatcgggctctctgctgtcagcacagaacctgcttcagatcctctgtctctgtctctctctctctctgtccctcccccactgtgctctctccctccctctctctctctgtctctctcctaaataaataaataaactttaaagggtgcctggctagctcagttaagtgtccaactttggctcaggtcatgatctggcagttcgtgggttcaagccctgcatcagactctgtcctgacagcttggattctgtgtttctctcttatctctgcccttcccccactgccgctctgtctctttctatctctcaaaaatgaataaatgtttaaaaaaaagaagaagaagaagaagaagaagaagaagaagaagaagaagcgaAAGTCCAAAATAACATGAGAAAGAACCAGGTCTGATATTCACAgcaaggaaaatatgaaaaagagggCTCTCTTCCCCATGCCTGCACCTGCCATGGTGACCCGTCAGCCATCTTGGAATAAACTATGTTGTTCTTTTTAGGGATTCAGGGGGAGGTTAGTCCATTTCCAACAGCAAATAGGCTGACGGGTTTTATATAACGTGTATCTATAAGCTGGGCTCTCTTTAAAGTAAATTTCTGCTCTGTTAGCTGAATGAACCAAGATTTGTGTCTCCTTAGAGTATGATCACTGCTGGAGGAATTTTGTCAACTACCCACCTGGGGAAGAAGATCACTGGCCCAGATACCCTGTTGTATGGATGAAGCTGTATGCGCTGGAACTGCACTGCATAATTCtagtaagttattttattttatgttatgttatgttatgttattttattttattttattttattttattttattaggttttgtttatttaagtaatctctacacccaacgcagggctcgaacctatgaccctgagatcaacactTGCATGATCCTCCAGCTGAGCCATTCAGGAGCCCCTCTAGTCGGTCACATTAAGGGACAAAGATTATGATGCCAAAAGAAACATCCTTCTTCAAACTTCTTTTCGGATAAATTGATATGTCTTTTCTTCACCATCTCTTTGTCATTTGTATTGAAATTTAGTTATTTAACTTCTTGACGTACCTTAAGAAAGTGTGAgaatggggcatctggggggttcagtcagactcctgattttggcttttggctcaggtcatgacctcacggttggtgagaccgagcccctcatccggctctgggctgacagcgtgtggcctgcttgggattctttctcttcctctctctctgccccttccccgctctctctctctgtctcaaaataaataagtaaacttaaaacaaacaaaaaagaaaatgtgagaagagCAAGACAATCTCTGTaggaaataaatgagagaagGGAACAGATAAACTGGTTTAAGATATACATGGACTCCACATTAacttgatattattattattattattacaacaCTTACTGGCTCTACAGAattccagatattttcttttcccatattgATGTATGTCATCCTATTGAAGAAATGTAGGTGTCCCATTTGTATTCTCTTGAAAGTTGCTCAATAAACTTCCAACTGTTTCAAAATGTTTGTGGTTACAATAGTATCAAGaaaaacattattcttttttttccttccagagtcTCCCTCCCTGCTTAAAGATTTTAAGAAGATGTCAGAATCAGCTTACATTGTTCAGACTTACTCTTCAAAATTGCCATTACCAAATGATTCCCCCCCACGTCCTTTTAGCTACAGGATTGATACAACTTCCTGTGACTTGGAGATGAATGGAATGATtccttgtggggcacctgggtggttcagctgattgggcgtccaacttcagctcaggccatgatctcacggtccgtgagttcaagccccgcgcggggctctgtgctgacagctcagagcctggcacctgcttccgattctgtgtccctctctctgcccctccctgcctcatgatctgtctgtctgtctctttttctcaaaaattaaaaaattaaaaaaaaaaaaagaatgattcctGCGTACTCTGTTTCAGTAGCAGGCACTGATGCCCCACGAGAAAGAGAATGCCATTGGAATGTAGAAATTTTCAGcttgtgtttctatacaccatatatctgaaggaaataaaatcactatctcaaagaggtatctgcaccccatgttcattgcaacattgtctacaatagccaagacatgcaaacaacctaagtgtccatcaccaggaatggataaagaagatgtgatgtgtatcatacacacacacacacacacccacacacacacgcacacctgtAACTatgaggtgatgaatgtgtttACTCACCTTATTGTAGTAAtcagtttgcaatatacattatatcaaattattatgttgtacaccttaaacttacacaaccTTGTATGTTACTATGTCTCAATAatgctgaaggggaaaaaagagattaaaaaaagaatctaggggggcgcctgggtgactcagtcggttaagcggccaacttcggctcgggtcatgatctcgcggtccgtgagttcgagccccacgtcgggctctgtgctgaccgctcagagcctggagcctgtttcagatcctgtgtctccctctctctgaccctcccctgttcatgctctgtctctccctgtctcaaaaataaataaaacgttaaaaaaattaaaaaataaaagagtctaggaattttaagaaacagtAGTATCACAGATCGTGTCATCCACTGCTGTATCACAAATTATTCTAgtactttgtggcttaaaacaacagtaaatatttattatgtcagCTTCATCAGGAATTCGGCACATTCACACGGGTGGAAAGTAGAGGCTAGTGGTTGATGGGAGGTCTCTTCCTTGCCATGTAGGTAGCCCTCTCCACAGGGCTGCTCAGCTGTCCTCACGACCTGACACCAGGCTTTCTACAGAGCAAGCATCTAAGAGAGACCAAGGTGGAAATTGCCGTATCTTTAATGCCTGAGTCTTGGAATCATACGCTATTTCTTCTGCAGTCTTCTATTGGTAACACCAGCCAGCCATGATTCAGTGTGGGAGGGGACTACAAGGGCTTGGATCCCAGGAGATGAGAATAATTGGAAGCCACCTTGGGTTTTAATGGTAGAGACTTTTGCTGTGTGTTTTTAGGACAAACAATTTCATGAAGCCCATTTCTAAGATGCTCAAGGGAAACAAAGaacaagtttttatttgattctGACTCAGAACATCCTAAGATTTAACAGACGATCTATTAGCCCAAATTTGTAGGATGATGTACTGTTGTAATTAGCAGCCTTTTAAACTTGGAGCAGTTATACACAGAAAAGGGTTATTTCTTGCTCACACTGAAGCCTAATGTAAATCGGGTGAGGATGTTCTTGCTGCCTGCAGTTACTCAGGGACCCAGATTCCTTCCATCTGGTGACCTCACCATCTCCTATGGCCTTGGAACTCTCTACGGAATTCTCCACATTCGGCCATCTCATAGGAGACAGCATAcacaggaggggacagagaagagacaagAAAGCGTTAAGTTGCACGAAAGAGTGTTTTTAGAATCAAGGACTGGATATGGCAAACGTCACGTCTGACCCAATTCCACTAACCAAAGGTCAATCGTGTGGCTCCACCCAGCTCtaagaaagacagaaacacagtccaggaggagaagaaaatggagtTTGGTGAACATATAAAGTGCTTGCCGCATGAAGAGACTAGGAAGCTGAAATGTTATACAATTTAGCCGGGGTCAGACAAGGAACACCGTGGGGCCAAAAGTCagtgtgcttttttaaaaaattacttaagttttaaaacattttgtttgagCACTCAGGATACACCAGTAACTAGGATCTCCCCAGTTTTCATAATGGAGTCAGACCGGCTCAGTCACTTACTCACTTGTCTTCCTGGGTTGGCGTGGAGATACAAGGCAGTCTTTTGGGAGGCCAAAAGAGGGGCTGGGAACTTATTAGGTATCTCAGTGAAGCCtgtctaagcatttttttttaaactactgtgaaagttggggcgcctgggtggctcagttggttaa is a genomic window of Acinonyx jubatus isolate Ajub_Pintada_27869175 chromosome B4, VMU_Ajub_asm_v1.0, whole genome shotgun sequence containing:
- the APOBEC1 gene encoding C->U-editing enzyme APOBEC-1; the encoded protein is MASDKGSSAGDATLRRRIEPREFEVFFDPRELRKEACLLYEIKWGTSHRVWRNSGRNTANHVELNFIEKFTSERHFCPSVSCSITWFLSWSPCWECSKAIRGFLSQHPSVTLVIYVSRLFWHLDQQNRQGLRDLVNSGVTVQIMRVPEYDHCWRNFVNYPPGEEDHWPRYPVVWMKLYALELHCIILSLPPCLKILRRCQNQLTLFRLTLQNCHYQMIPPHVLLATGLIQLPVTWR